The nucleotide sequence ACCCGGGGTCCGACAGGAATGGCTCGAACTTCGCGATGAGCCGGTCCCGGAGGTTGATATCCTTGGTGAGATCCGCCACCGTCAGCGCACCATACCAGGAGATGACCTCCGGATAGATGACGCCAAGTTTCGCCTTCGCGGGATTGGTTTCGAAGCGGAATTTCCGGGGCAGGATGTTTTCAGAGATCCGCTTGCCCACCACTGCCGGCGACGCGCCTTCCGGCCAGTCCGTGAAGCAGGCGGGAGATTTCTCCCCGGCATTCGCAACCAGGGAAAACGCGGTTGAGCACAGCAGTGTTAGTATGACCGATTTCATGAAATTGTGACTGTGGAAAGCCCGGCCCGCACCCGGCATTCCTTGTGATTATGGCGCTGCGGTGATCTTCACCTCCAAGGGTGTGGCGAGGCTTTTCGCGGTCTCGCTGACATGGTTTTTCCAAGCCTCCGCGGTGGTGAACCTGCCCGCCTTGTCCCAGCAGAATCCCGCCCAGTAGGTGGCGACGTGGGATTTGTCGGTTTTGACGAGCGCCAATTGGTTCAGCTTGTCCTCAGCAAACTTTTCCAATCCGGCAGGAGCGGTGATGATCGCGAGGCCTTGATTCCCCGCCCCTTTCTCCATTTTTTCCCATTTTGCCAGCCAACCTTCCGCAGGATTTGATTCCACCACCTCGCCGGAAACCTTTTTCAGACCGGCGGCGGCGACCAGGTTGTCACCTCCGCTGATGGTGTAGCGGCTTTCGAAGCGGTCGAACTGTTGCCCGGCATCCAGCGAAACCCGTTTGGTCTCCTCCACCTGCGCACCACCGACGGCGAACGGCGCATACCTTAGTTCGAACAACACGCGGATCGGTCCGTTCGCCAGCACGTTCGAGCTGATGAAGTTTTTCGAAACCCATAACTTGTCCTCCGCCCACAGGCCGCTGCCACCGCAGCCACGGCTGAGTCCGGCGGAGTAAAAATCCGCGCCTTCACCGTGATCCGCATGGTAGTCGTCCGAGAGATACCAGTCGCTGATGACCATGCGTGGCGTGCGTTTGGACCAGATGTCGATGGTGCTGCTGGTGAGCGGTTCCCCCTTCCATGTTTCCAAGGCATGCCCGTAGGTGCGGTGGGCGATGAGATCGTTCTCCCAGGTGAAATCATCGAAACGTTCGCGGACGAAACGGCCGAACGCCTTGAACTGTTCCTTCTTGTAGACCTGTTTGGCACCGACGCCGAGGGTGAACGTCTTCGTCTCGCCGGCTGCGAAATCGGCCTGGAAAATGACGGCGTCGAAAGCACGCAGCTCATCGCCATCCAGATCGATGGCCTGGCAGAGCACCTCTTTCCCGCTGCCATCCTTAACGTGGACGAGATTGAGATTCTTCGCCCCCAGCGGTGCCAGATCCCTGGCGGAAACCTCGATGGTCTGGCTGCCACGAGCCGACGGGAGAGTGTTCGAGACGGTCACCTCAAGCGACGCAGCATCGCAGGTGGAAGCGATGGTTCCAATTGCAAGCCAGGCGGATTTTCTAAGAAATGATTTCATGGGTATTTGATAACGCCCGGCAGCGTGGCAATCCGTCGGCAGGCAGACGAGTGCAAACGCAGCGGTGTCGAAATTAGCCGCCCCCCGAAAACAGCGTCAAACGCCCAGATGGAGTAATGGAACACCTGAAAGAGTTGTCATCTGGCAGCGGATGATTTGTGGAAAATCACAAGCCCGGACTTGAAACCGCCGTCGCCAGAGGCGAAAAGTCCGCGCGATGAATTTCGATTTCGACACGCCCATCACCCGCCGTGGCACCGGCTGCATCAAGTATGACCGACGCCCGGAGCTCGATCCCTTCTGGGTCGCGGATATGGATTTCGCCTCGGCTCCGGCGATCCTGGAGGCGTTGCACAAGCGTGTCGATCACGGCATCTTCGGTTACGCCCAGGCTCATGAGGGGTTGAACTCCGCCATCCTGACCTACCTGCGGGATCGCCGGAACACGGACGTCCCCATCGACCACATCGTCCATCTCGGCGGCCTGGTGCCCGCGCTCTCGCTCTCCGCCCGGGCCTTCTGCAAGGCGGGCGATGCCGTGATGACCTGCACCCCGGTTTACCCGCCGTTCATCGGTGTCCACCACGACGCCCACGTTTCCCTGATCACCGTCGACCATGCAAAGGCTGACGGCCGCTGGGTGTTCGACTGGGAGGCCATGGAAAACGCCGTCACCCCCGAAACGAAGGTCTTTCTGCTTTGCAACCCGCAGAACCCCCTTGGACGCGTTTTCTCCGGTGAGGAAGTCGAGAAGCTTGCCCTGTTCTGCGAGACGCATGACCTCGTGCTGGTTTCGGATGAAATCCACTGCGATCTCATCTTCGACGAGGTCACGACGCCGCATTTCTCCGCGCTGAATCTGCCCGAGACGCTCGCCAAGCGCACGATCACCCTGCTGGCACCCAGCAAAACATGGAACATCGCCGGCCTCGGCTACGCGTTCGCGGTCATTCCGGACGACACGATCCGCCGCAAGTTTTCCGCCGCCCGCGGACACACTCTCAGCGAGATCAACGGACTCGCCTACTATGCGGCGGAAGCTGCCTACCGCGATGGTGAGCCATGGCGTCAGGAGTTGGTGAATTATCTCAAAGGGAATCGCGACCTGCTTGTCGAATTCATCAACACCCGCTGCCCCGGCATGTCCGTGAAACCGGGCGAAGCGACCTACCTCGCCTGGATCGACGCGCGTGGCCTGGGCCTCGAAAATCCCGCGCTGCATTTTGAGAAAAAAGCCGGATTGTTCTTGTCGGACGGGGCCTACTTCGGATGGCCCGGCTGGATCCGTTTCAATTTCGGCTGCCCGCGTGCGCGCATGCTTGAAGGGCTGGAGAAAATCGCGGCGGCCTTGTGACAGAACGATGAAAAGGGACCATTCCGCCTGACAAATCCGGACCCGCGCAACCGTTCATTTTTGCCGGTGGTTCCACGTCCTGCATAGGGATATGGGGATGACTCCCCTTCCCCTTCGCTTCTCATCACCTTCGGGTGACCGGTGCCTCAATCATCCAGCACACCGGTCAGCGGCCCCGCGAAGACGATGCGGTTGCCGTCCGGGTCTTCGATGATGGCCACCTCTCCAATGTCTTTCGAAGGTGTGTTGTAGGTCACGGCTATCCCTGTTTTCGCCAGTTCGGCCAGTTGCAGTTCCAGGCTCGCTACCGCCAGGATCACGGTGGACATCCCCGCCCGCTCCTCTTCCCGGAAAACCTCGATCCAGCCACCTTCCGGGAACTGCCACGCGGCCACACGATCCATCGGGCGGATGTCCGGCGGACGTCCGATCAATGCCTCATACCAGATGATGGCCGCGTCGATGTCCTTCACGGCAATGCCCGAGAGCGCGTTCCTGAAATTCATGGGAGTAAAATGGGTTTGGAATGAACAGCTTCATGAGCATTCCCCGTTCGGAACAAAATGAAAAGCATGAAGCGCGATTCTCTCACGACTCGAAGCCCGTGGGCTTGCGGCCACGGAGATAGTCGGAAGCGGACATCCGGCGGCCGCCGTCCGGTTGCACGGTCTCCAAACGGACCGCTCCCTTTCCGCAGCCGACGACGAGCTGTCCCCCGGCGGTGGATATCTCCCCTGCGGCGAGTTCCTCCGAGGATACGGATACGGGTGGAAAAATCTTCAATCGCTTGGACTGGCCGCCTTCGACGGCAAGGGTGAATGTCCCCGGCCACGGGTCATAGGCGCGGATGCGGCGCTCGATGGCGGTCGCGTCCTGCGTCCAGTCGATTTTCCCGTCGTCACGTTCCAACTTGGAAATGTAGGTGGAGGCGGATTCGTCCTGCGGATCGCGGGTCGTCAGGTTTTCGAGTGCCTCCGCCATTGCGAGCGGGGCGAGATCAGCCAGGCGGTCGTGAAGGGTTCCGCCGGTTTCGTCCGGGGAAATCGGGATCGACCGTTTGACAATCATGTCCCCGGCGTCGAGCTGCCGGACCACGTGCATGACGGTGATTCCGGTTTCTTGGTCTCCGGCATCGATGGCGGCCTGGATGCAGGCCGCACCACGGTATTTCGGCAACAGCGAGGCGTGGAGGTTGATGATCGCTTCGCTTGCGAGCGTAAGGATGTTTTTCCGCAGGATCTGACCGTAAGCCATGACAACGATGACTTCCGGACGGAGAGCCGCCAGATCGGAGGTGATGTCTCCGATTTTTTCCGGTTGATAGACAGGGACGCCCGCCGCGAGCGCCTCCACCTTGATGGCGGGCGGCGTGAGCTTCTGGTGACGACCCGTCGGTTTGTCCGGCTGGGTGACGAGCGCGAGCGGGCGCGGACCGTTTTCCAACAAATGACGGAAGGACGGAAGGGCGATGTCGCCGGTGGCGATGAAGATGAGCCGCATGTCTGAAAAAATCTGTTAGGCGATGTGCCGGGCCATCTGGTTGTAAATGGACAGGCTGGTGATGCGCTGGATCATTTCCGCCAGGACTTTCACCGGTGGTTGCGTGGCATCGATGGTGGTGATCATCTCATCCCGATAGAATTCGAGGATGGGCTTGGTCTCGGCCTCGTATGTCGCGATGCGCTGGTCGATGACCTTGTCGCTCGCGTCGTCGATGCGGTTGTCCTTCAGGGCGCGCTTGCGCATGCGGCGGGCGAGTTCGTTGCGGTTGGGGCACGAAAGGTGAAACACCTGATGGACCTCGATGTGGTTCTGGAGTATTTCCGCCTGGCGGACATTGCGAGGAATGCCGTCGAGGATGAGGAAATCGATGTCCGGTTTGTAAACATGCGTGTCCGCGAGATTGTCGAGCTGGGCCTTCCACAGCTCGATGGTCAGTTCGTCGGGAACCAGTTCGCCACGGCTTGAGTAGTCCACGAATTTCCGGCCCAACGCGGTGCGGGTGTCGAGCGAGCGGAAGACATCGCCACAAGCGCAGTGGAAGAAACGAGGAATGCTGCCGAGGATTTTCCCCTGGGTCCCCTTCCCCGAGCCGGGTGCTCCGAGGATGATGAAGGCGGGCCTTTTGTATGCGTGCTCGATGGATGACATTGATGAAAGAAAGATGGATCGGGACGAAGGCGGAACCGGAGGATTACGCGTCCCGGAGGCTGCTGTCAGGACTTGGACGCCGCAAGAAAAACAACGAACGGAATGAGCAGCGCGACATCCGCCAGAACCCTCAGGGCATCCATGGAAAAACGTGAGCGGGTCCGGTTGATGATGTGGAGGAGCGCCGCCCCCGTGAGGATGGCGTAGAAGAAGGGACGGGTGGCCAGTTCGTGGTCCCGGGCGGCGAAATAGATCGAGGAGCCTCCGAGCAGGGTAAGAGGGAGCGTGAGCGCGAGTTCATCGGAGGCTTTCACCTCCGGGTCGGATGAACGGCCTGCGTGTTCCCACAAGTCGATGGCGGAGATGTTCAGGACACAGAGCACCGCGAAACAGACCAACTGCGGGGACATGACAAACTCCCACCAGTCGAATGCCGTGTAAACGAAGGCGATGACGCTGGTGCCGAAACCAAAAGCGAGGCCCGCCATCACGTTCTTCGCATAAGGGATGTCGTTCGGACCTGTGGAGGAGTTTACGGAAAGGGCGAAAAAACCGATGACCAGGATGATGCCCAAGCCCGCATTTTCGAAGATCCTCATGGGCATGCTTCCGATGACGAGGATCATCGCAAGAATTCCGGCGAAGATCGCCGCAATGCGGAATAATTTCGCGTGCTTCCGGTGAAAGACATGACGGGATTCGAATCTCCCGCCGGTGCCATCCTGAATCGAGGAATCCAGCAGTCTGTCAGTCACATAGATGACCCAGACCACCAGCGCGAGCGCGATGTAGGAGATCCATGGCAGATAGTCCGCCCTCCATGTCTTCGCAAAAATGTAGAGCCAAGCCACCGCAACCAGCGGAGCATCCAGGCTCAGCAAGTTTGGGATGAGCCACAAGGGCTTACGCTGCTCGGAAGGCACGATGGGCGGAACATCCCCGACCATTGCCGTGATGGCAAGCGCTCTTTCACCCGGATGACAGGTCTATCGGCTGTGGCAGCGTTTCCCCCAAAGGGCGTGCTATGCCAGTCCCACGGCCTTCCTGACGCGGTCCAAGACCTTGGCAGCCTCTTCGCGGGCACGCAAGGCACCCGCCGCCAGCACCGCATCCACATAGCCCGGATCTGACAGGATCTCCGCACGGCGCGCGCGCATGGCGGAGAAGTAATCCCAGTAGGCTTCCGCAAGGCGCTTTTTCAAATCTCCATAGCCGCAGCCGCCTTTCTCATGATCCGCCACCATGGTGGCGTAGTCCTCCTCGCTGGCGAAGAGCTTGTAGAGAGCCAGAATGGTCGAGCCTTCCGTCGGTTTGGGATCTTCCACCGGAGTGGAGTCGGTGGTGATCTTCATGACGAGCTTCTTAAGCGGCTTCTCTTCGCCGAAGATGGGCAGCGTGTTGTTGTAGCTCTTGCTCATTTTCTGGCCGTCCAGGCCGACGACCAGCGCGGTATCCTCGCGGATGATGGGTTCCGGCAGGACAACGGTTCCCTCGCCATAGGCTTCGTTCAGCTTTACCGCGAGGTCGCGAGTGACCTCAAGATGCTGCTTTTGGTCCTTTCCAACGGGAACCTTGTTCGAGTCATACAGCAGGATGTCCGCAGCCATCAGCGCGGGATAGGCGAAGAGCGCGTGATTCGGGGAGATGCCATTCGCGATCTTGTCCTTATAAGAGTGGCATTTTTCCAACAATCCCATCGGGCACACCGTGGAAAGAATCCATGCGAGTTCGTTCACCTCCGGCACCGCGCTCTGGCGGAAGAACACGGCACGGGAAGGGTCCAATCCGCAGGCGAGGAAATCGGTCGCCAGTTCGCGCACGTTCACCCGCAGCGCGGCGGCATCGCGCGACGAGGTCATCGCATGGTAGTCGGCGATGAAATAGAAGGCCTCGCCTTCATCCTGAAGACGCACGGCGGGCTGCATCGCGCCGAAATAGTTGCCGATGTGGAGTTTTCCGCTGGGCTGAAGGCCAGTGAGAGTTCGCATGGCGCGGAGCATGGATTCGTCACGGGGAATCGGTCAAGCGGGGATGGCATGGGAACGGGAGTTCATCCGGAAATGCCATGGCCTTGGCGTTTTCCGCAAGCCGTTCACTATAAATTTGAAATAACGATGAAATTCCACTCAACGCTGATAGGAAATCGTGCTATGTACGTAGCTGAGTCAATTAGATCGTATGAAAATCAAGCCTTTCCTTTCGGTGGTCATCTTGGTGGGTTCCCTGCTGGTCACTCCGGTTGTGGCCACTTCGGTCGCGACGTCCACGGTCGAGCAACCCGTCAATCTGGGAACCCGTTCCGATCCTACCCGGATTCCACTCGGGCCGGTGGGGGTGGTTTGTAACTATTACTACGGGCTCCATCATTTCATCGGTGAGGCACGGCCGGCTCCGGACGGAGCCATGCGCTGGTCCGGCGGTTCGGAACTGGATCAGAATCTGGCAAGTGTCTTCGGCATTTCCGTGGAGCCGGCGGATTCCAGCCAGATCCCCGCTCTTCCTGTGTTCATACGGGTGAAGCCATGGAAAGCGCCGGGATACACCCCATACACCAAGGAGCAGGTGGTGGCGGCCACGCTCTGGTGCCTGCTGCGAAGGGTCGATTCCACTCCCGCAACCCCGCTCGAAGTCCGGGTGGTCGCGGAATCCGAGGATGACAAGGCCCTGGAAGCACGGTATTCCGGGAAATACATCACACGCCCATCCAAGGACGACGGGACAACTCCTCCCCTGAGCGTGCCGGGCACCCTGCTCGAAGAAGATTCCCGGGGTATTGCATGGGTGGTTTTTCCCGATGCCAAAAAGAACGATACCTTCATTCCGATCAATCCCAGCGTGGTCGTTCTGAAATCCGGAGGTGACGGGGATCCCGGCTGGCATGTGCTGCCTGTGTGGGGGAACGGAAATGATGAGAGCGATTTCCTCCGCCTCAATCATTGGTCGTCCAATATTTGTTACTCCGCTTTCAAATCCCATGGCGTGAGCCAAGCGAATTCCTATGTCGGGGACGGAGGGGCCGACACCGCAACCACGGAACCCGGCTCGATGGACATCCTTTATCCCAGGGTGGATCCAGCGACTCTCGCCGCGAACCTCCTCGCGCTGGTGATTTCAAAACAACCCACCGAAGCCAAGCCCTTGACCATCTCCTTCACCGTGGAGGAATCCGCCATCTCCGGCTATTCCTCGTTCCGCAACGACGAAAGCTGGCACGAAAGCCGGCCTGATGCGGACAAGGTTATGCTGAAATGCGAATTTGTCTGGGATGCCGCCGCGCGGAAATTGACCAAAGGGTCGATTCCTCTGGTGAAGCTGGACGGCAAGAACTGGATCATCCCGAATCCCGTGCAGGAAACAGCGCTGAACGAACCCAAGGAGCAAACCCCCGAGGAAGCAGGCGAGGAAGCAGGCGAGGAAACGGAAGAAGCCGGGGAGACGAAAGCATCAGAATGATTCGGAGGTGGATGCTCCTCCGTTCGTAGTTCAGCCATTTATGGCGTCTTCCATGCGCGCGGAAGACGCCATAAATGGCTGAACTACATGCGAAAGATCTCCCCCATCGATCCTATGCCACGGCGGAATACCCTCCGGAATCGAGAGTGACCTCACACGAATTCCGCATCCACGCGACCATGCTAATCCGTAAATCAGTAAAATCCGTAGTCAGAAATAGTCTCTTCGTCTCCTGAAACCTCCATCAAATCTCCGAAAACAAAGCCTCCACCATTTCCACGCATTTCAGCCCCGGCATGACGCTGAGATCCATCTGATTCATCACATAGGCGAAGGAAATCCCGGTTTCCGGATCTCCCAAGCCATGGCTCCCCCCCGCTCCCGGATGACCGATGGCCGAGAGTGAAGGCCCGTAAAGCTGGCGGATCTTCCGCCCTGACTCATCCAACGGATCCTGTTGCACGCCGCAGGTGAAGGACGTGGGACGCAGCAGCACCCTGTCATCTCCCGAAACCTGGTGCGCCGTCAGGGCCCTACGAACATTCTCGCTGAGCGGGCTGTCGATGCGGCCGATCATCGCTTGATAAAATTTCGCCAAAGCCGAGGCGGTCCCAACACCACCCATCGCGGGCAATCCGGCGGACCATGCGCGCGGTTCGTTCATCTCATGGACAGCGTGTAATCCCTTTGGTGAGGAAAATGCCATCCGGGTGAAGGTTCCCGAGGTGGTGAGTTGCTTGTAGAAACCATCCGCCAGATCGGACTTGTCGGCCTTTCCCGGATAAAGCCGGGCGACCCGCGGCCACTCGCTTTCCGGGAGACCGATCCAGAAATCCAGCCCGAGCGGCTCCGCGATCTTCTCGCGCCAGTAGCTGCCCAAGGTCATGCCGGTGAGCCTACGCACCGGCTCGTCCGTGAGAGCGCCGAATGTCCTGGGATGGTAACCGTGTCCCTCGCCCAATCGCCATGCCGGGACCTGTGCTTCGATGGCCGCCACCACCTCCGCATGCTCGAAAACATCCGCTTTCTGATCCAGCACCGCCAGACCGCATTGATGCGACAGCAGGTGTGAAAATCTCGCCTCCCCCACTGGAAACGCCGGCCAGATTTCCCTGACCGGAGTGTCCGGGCCGAATCCGTGGTTTTCCAGCGCCAACAGCAAGGTCGCGGCCGACGGAACTTTCGTCGCTGAATAAACCGGCACCAACGTCCTCGTGGTCCATGGCCTCGTCTTGTCCTTCTCGCACCAGCCGTGACCTTCGGAAACCAGCTCCGTGCCGTCCCACCAGATA is from Luteolibacter yonseiensis and encodes:
- a CDS encoding DUF4861 family protein, whose product is MKSFLRKSAWLAIGTIASTCDAASLEVTVSNTLPSARGSQTIEVSARDLAPLGAKNLNLVHVKDGSGKEVLCQAIDLDGDELRAFDAVIFQADFAAGETKTFTLGVGAKQVYKKEQFKAFGRFVRERFDDFTWENDLIAHRTYGHALETWKGEPLTSSTIDIWSKRTPRMVISDWYLSDDYHADHGEGADFYSAGLSRGCGGSGLWAEDKLWVSKNFISSNVLANGPIRVLFELRYAPFAVGGAQVEETKRVSLDAGQQFDRFESRYTISGGDNLVAAAGLKKVSGEVVESNPAEGWLAKWEKMEKGAGNQGLAIITAPAGLEKFAEDKLNQLALVKTDKSHVATYWAGFCWDKAGRFTTAEAWKNHVSETAKSLATPLEVKITAAP
- a CDS encoding MalY/PatB family protein; this translates as MNFDFDTPITRRGTGCIKYDRRPELDPFWVADMDFASAPAILEALHKRVDHGIFGYAQAHEGLNSAILTYLRDRRNTDVPIDHIVHLGGLVPALSLSARAFCKAGDAVMTCTPVYPPFIGVHHDAHVSLITVDHAKADGRWVFDWEAMENAVTPETKVFLLCNPQNPLGRVFSGEEVEKLALFCETHDLVLVSDEIHCDLIFDEVTTPHFSALNLPETLAKRTITLLAPSKTWNIAGLGYAFAVIPDDTIRRKFSAARGHTLSEINGLAYYAAEAAYRDGEPWRQELVNYLKGNRDLLVEFINTRCPGMSVKPGEATYLAWIDARGLGLENPALHFEKKAGLFLSDGAYFGWPGWIRFNFGCPRARMLEGLEKIAAAL
- a CDS encoding VOC family protein, producing MNFRNALSGIAVKDIDAAIIWYEALIGRPPDIRPMDRVAAWQFPEGGWIEVFREEERAGMSTVILAVASLELQLAELAKTGIAVTYNTPSKDIGEVAIIEDPDGNRIVFAGPLTGVLDD
- the fmt gene encoding methionyl-tRNA formyltransferase is translated as MRLIFIATGDIALPSFRHLLENGPRPLALVTQPDKPTGRHQKLTPPAIKVEALAAGVPVYQPEKIGDITSDLAALRPEVIVVMAYGQILRKNILTLASEAIINLHASLLPKYRGAACIQAAIDAGDQETGITVMHVVRQLDAGDMIVKRSIPISPDETGGTLHDRLADLAPLAMAEALENLTTRDPQDESASTYISKLERDDGKIDWTQDATAIERRIRAYDPWPGTFTLAVEGGQSKRLKIFPPVSVSSEELAAGEISTAGGQLVVGCGKGAVRLETVQPDGGRRMSASDYLRGRKPTGFES
- a CDS encoding adenylate kinase family protein, with translation MSSIEHAYKRPAFIILGAPGSGKGTQGKILGSIPRFFHCACGDVFRSLDTRTALGRKFVDYSSRGELVPDELTIELWKAQLDNLADTHVYKPDIDFLILDGIPRNVRQAEILQNHIEVHQVFHLSCPNRNELARRMRKRALKDNRIDDASDKVIDQRIATYEAETKPILEFYRDEMITTIDATQPPVKVLAEMIQRITSLSIYNQMARHIA
- the trpS gene encoding tryptophan--tRNA ligase translates to MRTLTGLQPSGKLHIGNYFGAMQPAVRLQDEGEAFYFIADYHAMTSSRDAAALRVNVRELATDFLACGLDPSRAVFFRQSAVPEVNELAWILSTVCPMGLLEKCHSYKDKIANGISPNHALFAYPALMAADILLYDSNKVPVGKDQKQHLEVTRDLAVKLNEAYGEGTVVLPEPIIREDTALVVGLDGQKMSKSYNNTLPIFGEEKPLKKLVMKITTDSTPVEDPKPTEGSTILALYKLFASEEDYATMVADHEKGGCGYGDLKKRLAEAYWDYFSAMRARRAEILSDPGYVDAVLAAGALRAREEAAKVLDRVRKAVGLA
- a CDS encoding serine hydrolase domain-containing protein, which translates into the protein MSPSALGKVLEVFERNFRERGEIGASVSIWWDGTELVSEGHGWCEKDKTRPWTTRTLVPVYSATKVPSAATLLLALENHGFGPDTPVREIWPAFPVGEARFSHLLSHQCGLAVLDQKADVFEHAEVVAAIEAQVPAWRLGEGHGYHPRTFGALTDEPVRRLTGMTLGSYWREKIAEPLGLDFWIGLPESEWPRVARLYPGKADKSDLADGFYKQLTTSGTFTRMAFSSPKGLHAVHEMNEPRAWSAGLPAMGGVGTASALAKFYQAMIGRIDSPLSENVRRALTAHQVSGDDRVLLRPTSFTCGVQQDPLDESGRKIRQLYGPSLSAIGHPGAGGSHGLGDPETGISFAYVMNQMDLSVMPGLKCVEMVEALFSEI